One Cryomorphaceae bacterium 1068 DNA window includes the following coding sequences:
- a CDS encoding rod shape-determining protein, with protein sequence MGLFSFFTQEIAIDLGTANTLIIYNDKVVVDEPSIVAKDRTSGKVIAIGRQAQQMHGKTHENIKTVRPLKDGVIADFQAAEAMIRGMIKMIKPGKSWFTPSLRMVICIPSGITEVEKRAVRDSAEHAGAKEVYLIHEPMAAAIGIGIDVEEPMGNMIIDIGGGTSEIAVIALGGIVCDKNIRIAGDEFTKDIEEYMRRQHNILVGERTAEQIKIEVGSSLPELDDPPEDFAVRGRDLMTGIPKEIQVSYSEIAHALDKSISKIEEAILSALEQTPPELSADIYRTGIYLAGGGSMLRGLDKRISLKTKLPVHIAEDPLRAVARGTGIALKNIDRFQFLMRD encoded by the coding sequence ATGGGTCTGTTTAGCTTTTTTACGCAAGAGATAGCCATTGACTTGGGTACGGCAAATACTTTGATCATTTACAATGACAAGGTAGTTGTGGACGAACCCTCTATCGTTGCCAAAGACCGCACCTCGGGTAAAGTCATTGCCATTGGACGGCAAGCCCAACAAATGCACGGAAAGACCCACGAAAACATAAAAACCGTAAGACCGCTGAAAGATGGTGTAATCGCCGACTTTCAAGCAGCCGAAGCGATGATCCGTGGAATGATCAAAATGATCAAACCGGGAAAATCATGGTTTACACCTTCTTTGCGAATGGTGATTTGTATTCCATCGGGAATTACTGAGGTGGAGAAACGCGCTGTACGCGACTCTGCCGAGCACGCCGGAGCAAAAGAAGTCTACCTCATCCATGAACCAATGGCCGCCGCCATCGGTATCGGCATCGATGTGGAAGAGCCGATGGGAAACATGATTATTGACATCGGAGGAGGTACGAGTGAAATCGCCGTGATCGCACTAGGTGGAATTGTTTGTGACAAAAACATCCGAATTGCGGGAGACGAATTCACCAAAGACATTGAAGAATACATGCGCCGCCAGCACAACATCCTTGTTGGAGAGCGCACTGCCGAGCAGATTAAAATCGAAGTCGGCTCTTCTCTACCCGAGTTAGATGATCCACCTGAAGACTTTGCCGTTCGCGGAAGAGACTTAATGACAGGTATTCCAAAGGAGATTCAAGTGAGCTATTCAGAAATTGCTCATGCACTGGATAAGTCTATCTCCAAGATTGAAGAAGCTATTCTCAGCGCTTTGGAGCAAACCCCTCCTGAACTTTCAGCAGATATTTACAGAACGGGTATCTACCTTGCAGGTGGTGGTTCTATGTTACGCGGATTGGATAAGCGTATTTCGTTGAAAACGAAGTTACCTGTTCACATCGCGGAAGACCCATTGAGAGCTGTAGCCAGAGGAACGGGTATCGCTTTGAAAAACATTGACCGTTTCCAATTCTTAATGAGAGATTAA
- the mreC gene encoding rod shape-determining protein MreC encodes MRNFVRFLVKYHIFLFFLVLQVLCFYLIYSNNRFHQANFVNSSNRLVGTLFAWKSNLTEYIELQRVNDELSLENEALRNQIPESFVSVNEHFVMINDTLRERKFRYKSAQIVNSSINKQLNYLTINKGSGEGIVPEMGVIGTDGLVGVVKNVSEHFSTVIPVINQRFIASAELERTGNFGLLKWEGEDYRFASLIDVPRHIDVMTGDTVVTRGASAIYPKGIPIGIVEEVALNEGSNFHEIKVKLAVDFNKLRYVDVIENILKEEQRELETITEEDGQ; translated from the coding sequence ATGAGGAATTTTGTTCGCTTTCTGGTCAAATACCACATCTTCCTTTTCTTTTTGGTGCTCCAAGTACTGTGTTTTTACCTGATCTATTCCAACAATCGTTTTCATCAGGCAAATTTTGTCAACTCTTCAAACCGACTGGTAGGAACCCTTTTTGCTTGGAAAAGCAACCTCACGGAGTACATCGAATTACAAAGAGTAAACGATGAGCTTTCACTGGAAAACGAGGCACTGCGAAATCAAATTCCCGAGTCATTCGTAAGTGTTAATGAGCACTTCGTGATGATCAACGACACCCTGCGCGAAAGAAAATTTCGCTACAAGTCGGCTCAAATCGTCAACAGCTCTATTAACAAACAGCTGAATTACCTTACCATAAACAAAGGTTCGGGAGAGGGTATCGTGCCGGAAATGGGCGTGATCGGTACAGATGGACTAGTGGGAGTTGTGAAGAATGTTTCTGAGCATTTTAGCACGGTAATTCCCGTTATCAATCAGCGATTTATAGCCAGCGCCGAGCTAGAGCGCACCGGAAACTTCGGTCTGTTAAAATGGGAAGGTGAAGATTACCGATTTGCCAGCCTGATAGACGTACCGCGACACATCGATGTAATGACTGGCGATACTGTCGTAACCAGAGGTGCTTCTGCTATCTACCCTAAAGGAATTCCGATCGGAATAGTGGAAGAAGTAGCTCTAAATGAGGGAAGCAATTTCCATGAAATTAAAGTAAAACTTGCTGTCGACTTCAATAAATTGAGGTATGTGGATGTAATAGAAAACATACTCAAAGAGGAGCAACGAGAATTGGAAACGATAACAGAGGAAGATGGTCAGTGA
- the mreD gene encoding rod shape-determining protein MreD has protein sequence MVSEIIRNVGRFVLLVFLQGLILNDINLLQGMAIPYLYILFLLMLPMETPRWLELILGLILGLSIDMFTNTLGIHASACVFLAFIRPVYLNAIAPRDGYEFGQQPTISDQGLSWFLKYASVLVLAHHFWLFYVEVYSFKGFFTTFLRVILSSAFTLILIVLSQYLVFNTKRTSVV, from the coding sequence ATGGTCAGTGAGATAATTAGAAATGTAGGTCGTTTTGTTTTGCTTGTCTTCTTGCAGGGACTAATACTCAATGATATAAACCTACTCCAGGGAATGGCCATTCCCTATCTATACATTTTGTTTTTATTGATGCTCCCGATGGAAACCCCACGTTGGTTGGAATTAATCTTGGGATTAATCTTGGGCCTATCTATCGACATGTTTACCAATACGCTTGGTATTCATGCTTCTGCATGTGTGTTTTTAGCCTTTATCCGCCCGGTTTACTTAAACGCAATCGCCCCTAGAGACGGCTATGAATTTGGGCAGCAACCCACTATTTCAGATCAAGGACTTTCTTGGTTTTTGAAATATGCTTCTGTCTTGGTTCTGGCACACCATTTCTGGCTTTTTTACGTTGAAGTGTACTCATTCAAAGGATTTTTCACCACATTTTTGCGCGTAATTTTGAGTTCGGCTTTTACCCTAATCTTAATTGTGTTGTCACAATATTTGGTGTTTAACACAAAGCGTACATCAGTAGTATGA
- the mrdA gene encoding penicillin-binding protein 2, whose product MNLGGRKFVILLIFLVVGIIFIVRLFYIQVVDDRWKVMATKSSERVIIEYPSRGLIYDRKGKIIVSNTPVYDLMVLPRDVEPFDTIAFCRLAKIDPESFNEQLQKAKTYSRYKPSVLIKQIPASEYTDLAENLHRFKGFYGQPRTLRNYPSAVAAHAMGYVSEVTPKIIEKDPYYERGDYIGANGVESIYEEVLRGNRGKRVVLVDVHNNERSSYMDGQYDSYAKAGENVTSSIDLELQEYAELLMNNKRGSVVAIEPATGEILCIVTNPNYDPNLLVGRVRGKNYGELSSDTLKPLFNRALMASYPPGSTFKLIQGLIGLQEGVIDPNTRFSCNAGYYYSGRRLGCHPHSSPVDLKFSIQTSCNAYYCNVFKRIIDKYPTSEEGYQVWREHLSKFGLGSKLQVDMTSEINGFVPKPTYYDKFYGQHRWNAHTIISLAIGQGELGVTPIQMANFSAILANRGWFYTPHVIKEIDGDPITDSTYTEKHFTEIDAQHYEQVVDGMFRVVESGTGRGVRFSEDIEVCGKTGTAQNPHGKDHSIFIAFAPKDNPKIAVAVYVENVGYGSTWAAPINSLIMEKYLTDTITRPWVEQRMLEGNLLNQ is encoded by the coding sequence ATGAATTTGGGAGGTCGTAAGTTTGTCATCCTACTCATTTTTCTTGTCGTCGGTATCATCTTTATCGTCAGGCTATTCTACATACAAGTAGTTGATGATCGATGGAAAGTAATGGCGACGAAATCATCCGAGCGCGTCATTATTGAATACCCTTCGCGAGGCTTGATTTACGACCGAAAGGGAAAAATCATTGTCAGCAACACTCCGGTTTACGATCTTATGGTTTTACCCAGAGATGTTGAGCCTTTTGATACCATAGCTTTTTGCCGATTGGCAAAAATTGATCCCGAATCATTCAACGAGCAGCTTCAAAAAGCCAAAACCTATAGCCGCTATAAGCCTTCCGTACTTATCAAGCAGATTCCCGCTTCCGAGTACACTGATTTGGCAGAGAATCTACACCGTTTTAAAGGGTTTTACGGACAGCCTAGAACTCTGAGAAACTATCCAAGTGCTGTTGCAGCTCATGCAATGGGATATGTAAGTGAAGTAACTCCAAAGATTATTGAAAAGGACCCGTACTACGAACGTGGTGACTACATAGGGGCCAACGGAGTTGAAAGCATTTATGAAGAAGTCCTTCGCGGCAATCGTGGAAAACGCGTAGTTCTGGTAGATGTTCACAATAATGAGCGTAGCTCTTATATGGACGGGCAGTATGACTCATATGCAAAGGCGGGAGAAAACGTCACTTCAAGTATTGACTTAGAATTGCAAGAGTACGCGGAGCTTCTTATGAATAATAAGCGGGGAAGTGTGGTAGCAATTGAACCAGCTACAGGAGAAATCCTATGTATAGTGACAAATCCTAATTACGACCCGAATCTTTTAGTGGGTCGAGTAAGGGGTAAGAACTACGGCGAATTAAGCTCTGACACATTGAAGCCATTGTTTAACCGAGCCTTGATGGCTAGCTATCCTCCAGGATCGACATTTAAACTTATACAAGGTTTAATCGGTTTACAAGAAGGCGTAATTGATCCTAATACCCGTTTTTCTTGCAATGCGGGTTACTATTACTCGGGGAGAAGGCTTGGCTGCCATCCGCACTCATCGCCTGTTGATTTGAAGTTTTCGATCCAAACGAGTTGTAATGCATACTACTGCAACGTTTTCAAAAGGATCATAGATAAATACCCTACCAGCGAAGAAGGGTATCAGGTATGGAGAGAACACTTATCCAAGTTTGGTCTTGGCAGTAAACTCCAAGTCGACATGACGAGCGAGATCAATGGATTTGTTCCAAAGCCCACCTATTACGACAAGTTTTATGGTCAGCACCGATGGAATGCGCACACCATAATTTCATTGGCTATTGGTCAGGGAGAACTGGGAGTAACGCCAATCCAAATGGCCAATTTCTCGGCAATTTTGGCCAATCGCGGCTGGTTTTACACACCACATGTCATCAAAGAGATTGACGGTGACCCCATCACGGACAGTACGTACACCGAGAAACATTTCACAGAAATCGATGCCCAGCACTATGAGCAAGTTGTCGATGGAATGTTTCGAGTGGTTGAATCCGGAACAGGTCGTGGAGTGCGTTTCAGTGAAGATATTGAGGTATGTGGTAAAACAGGTACCGCTCAAAACCCCCATGGAAAGGATCACTCCATATTCATAGCCTTTGCACCTAAGGATAACCCGAAAATTGCGGTAGCCGTTTATGTAGAGAATGTTGGATATGGATCGACTTGGGCTGCTCCAATCAATAGTCTCATCATGGAGAAATACCTTACCGATACGATTACCCGACCTTGGGTAGAGCAACGAATGCTGGAAGGAAACTTACTGAATCAGTAA
- the rodA gene encoding rod shape-determining protein RodA, with protein sequence MARGQHIVKNLDWISVGIFLVLAIMGWFNIYSASYNLDHPSMFDSTQEYGKQFIWICTSGVLALVILLFDGDFIKRSAPIVFGVTTLLLVLVLIFGKEVNGAKAWFGFGSFGIQPSEFAKLGTAMMLAYYLSQINIKIEQTSTKVKASAIIAVPALLILLQPDTGTVLVFSAFILVLYREGLSGNILLLGLLAMILAVFSLLLKATTVDFFGTPVGGQYILMIFIVILSVLAFFFIQRFILPRYRKRNYMLLVGTAVGSLLFIGTLDQVFENVLEPHQKIRINILLGLAEDPQGAGYNVKQSKTAIGSGGFSGKGYLDGTLTKYKYVPMQSTDFIFCTIGEEWGFVGTSTVILVFLALMLRIVFIAERQRSTFTRIYGYSVACILFLHVLINVGMTIGLAPVIGIPLPFFSYGGSSLWGFTLLLFILLKLDTERLVVLR encoded by the coding sequence ATGGCTAGAGGTCAACATATCGTTAAAAATCTGGACTGGATAAGCGTTGGCATATTCCTCGTGTTGGCTATAATGGGGTGGTTCAATATTTACTCTGCCAGTTACAACTTGGACCATCCATCCATGTTTGACTCGACTCAAGAATACGGTAAACAGTTTATCTGGATCTGCACATCGGGGGTTTTGGCTCTGGTGATTTTACTTTTTGATGGCGACTTTATTAAGCGATCCGCACCCATCGTTTTTGGTGTGACAACGCTCTTACTGGTGTTGGTCTTAATCTTCGGGAAGGAGGTAAATGGAGCCAAAGCCTGGTTCGGATTCGGTAGCTTCGGAATCCAGCCCAGTGAATTCGCCAAGCTAGGAACAGCGATGATGCTGGCTTACTATCTAAGCCAGATAAACATAAAAATTGAGCAAACAAGCACTAAGGTAAAGGCATCAGCTATTATTGCCGTTCCCGCTTTGCTCATACTCTTGCAGCCTGATACGGGAACTGTCCTGGTTTTCTCCGCATTCATCCTAGTTCTATACCGTGAGGGCCTTTCTGGAAACATTCTGCTTCTCGGCCTTTTAGCAATGATTTTAGCGGTTTTTTCGCTTTTGCTGAAGGCAACAACCGTTGATTTCTTTGGTACCCCAGTCGGAGGTCAATATATCCTGATGATTTTCATTGTGATCCTCTCCGTTTTGGCCTTCTTTTTTATACAAAGGTTCATACTTCCACGATACCGAAAAAGGAATTACATGCTTTTGGTCGGCACGGCAGTGGGAAGTCTTCTCTTTATCGGGACACTTGATCAGGTATTTGAGAATGTACTGGAACCACATCAGAAGATCAGAATCAATATTCTCCTGGGCTTGGCGGAAGATCCTCAAGGTGCAGGATACAACGTAAAGCAGTCAAAAACGGCGATCGGTTCAGGAGGGTTTTCGGGTAAAGGTTACCTCGACGGAACTTTGACGAAGTACAAATACGTTCCGATGCAAAGTACAGACTTCATCTTCTGTACCATCGGCGAAGAATGGGGATTTGTTGGCACCTCCACAGTCATCTTAGTCTTTCTGGCTTTGATGCTACGCATTGTGTTCATTGCCGAAAGACAGCGATCAACCTTCACTAGAATATATGGCTATTCGGTAGCCTGTATTCTGTTTCTGCACGTACTCATTAATGTAGGTATGACAATAGGGCTTGCACCTGTAATCGGTATTCCGTTGCCTTTCTTTAGCTACGGAGGGTCGTCATTGTGGGGATTCACCCTGCTCCTATTTATTCTCCTCAAGTTAGATACGGAGAGGTTGGTAGTATTGAGATAA
- a CDS encoding SurA N-terminal domain-containing protein: protein MAAIGKIREQSTLLLIVIGGAMVAFVLGDLFSNRGFSPAEQYVGEVFGEEIDMLEYEQRVEAQEQSMASVGQPVSTAQRQQIRNQVWNDMIQEKVMYRELNKLGMRIGQDEYNDIRFGENVSDEFANGENFKDPETGQFDPQLVQNYFAFLQQQYPIFYENQTNRIVNERLYEKYNNLVKGGIYVNTLDAKDEYYRQKQNVRFNYVVKEYASVADSLVDVSDADLQAYYNEHKDEETFKRDAAVDLKYVVFDVAPTAGDEENIKTDLASLMNEFENTDKDSLFVLKYSDSRQAMEQDIDATGNEELAAMIESAEEGKVIGPYKMGNRYAIAKITKIGTEDRATARHILLSNQGGKSMDELNERADSLKRVIRSQNNFEEMVTEFSEDPGSIPNGGKYEDFNRERMVPEFTEASFDKPIGSLNIVETTYGVHIVEPLEHSEAKVVKGMVVDANIEPSNDTFNQVYDEANEFSISAKDISSLDELANERGYEVKEANEVGALSRNIPGVAGSEDAVRWAHNQEGTKVGMLSEPFEFNRKIVVVGLADRREAGIASFEDVKEEIKPDVIREKKVEMFKTEMKDKTLEELASGDEMTIKTAANVTEKRPSIPGGANEPYVVGYAISMSNEGDVSEPIEGNKGVYVIQLEGKDSVEPREEYLTYQDELQENRATQMKTYTTGVYRALKDMADVKDDRAKSIR from the coding sequence ATGGCAGCAATTGGTAAAATCAGAGAACAATCTACGCTCTTATTGATCGTAATAGGCGGAGCTATGGTAGCCTTCGTTCTCGGTGATTTATTTTCAAACCGTGGCTTTTCTCCCGCTGAACAGTACGTTGGCGAGGTGTTCGGAGAAGAGATCGACATGTTGGAATATGAGCAAAGAGTTGAAGCTCAGGAGCAAAGTATGGCCAGTGTTGGTCAGCCTGTTTCGACAGCTCAGAGACAACAAATCAGAAATCAGGTTTGGAACGACATGATTCAAGAGAAGGTCATGTACCGCGAGCTCAATAAATTGGGCATGCGAATAGGACAGGACGAATACAATGATATCCGTTTTGGTGAAAACGTAAGCGATGAATTTGCCAACGGTGAAAACTTCAAAGATCCTGAGACGGGGCAATTCGATCCTCAGTTGGTTCAGAACTACTTTGCATTCTTGCAACAGCAGTACCCTATTTTCTACGAAAACCAGACAAATCGTATCGTTAACGAAAGATTGTACGAGAAGTACAACAACCTCGTGAAGGGCGGTATTTACGTGAATACCCTTGATGCCAAAGACGAGTATTACCGTCAGAAGCAGAATGTTCGTTTCAACTACGTAGTGAAGGAATATGCTTCAGTTGCAGATAGTTTGGTTGATGTTTCTGACGCAGATCTACAAGCTTATTACAACGAGCACAAAGATGAAGAGACTTTCAAACGGGATGCAGCAGTTGATTTAAAGTATGTAGTTTTTGACGTTGCACCTACAGCAGGAGACGAGGAGAATATAAAGACCGACTTGGCCTCACTCATGAATGAATTTGAAAATACGGACAAAGACTCTTTATTCGTATTGAAATATTCCGATTCACGTCAGGCGATGGAGCAAGATATTGATGCAACTGGAAATGAAGAGCTAGCAGCGATGATTGAAAGCGCTGAAGAGGGCAAAGTGATTGGTCCTTACAAAATGGGAAATCGCTATGCTATTGCTAAGATCACCAAAATTGGAACGGAGGACAGAGCTACCGCCAGACACATTCTTTTGTCTAATCAAGGTGGGAAGTCTATGGACGAGTTGAATGAGAGAGCTGATAGTCTTAAACGCGTTATTCGAAGTCAGAACAATTTCGAAGAGATGGTGACGGAATTCAGCGAAGATCCCGGTTCTATTCCAAATGGTGGAAAGTATGAGGACTTCAACCGTGAGCGTATGGTTCCTGAGTTTACTGAAGCTTCTTTTGACAAACCTATAGGCTCTTTGAATATTGTAGAAACGACTTATGGTGTGCATATCGTAGAGCCTTTGGAGCATTCAGAAGCTAAGGTGGTGAAAGGAATGGTTGTGGATGCGAATATTGAGCCTTCTAATGACACGTTCAATCAGGTTTATGACGAAGCCAACGAATTTTCAATCTCTGCAAAAGACATTTCTTCTTTGGACGAATTGGCAAATGAGAGAGGTTACGAAGTGAAGGAAGCCAATGAAGTTGGAGCTCTTTCGAGAAATATTCCCGGAGTGGCAGGATCTGAAGATGCTGTAAGATGGGCACACAATCAAGAAGGAACCAAAGTGGGAATGCTGAGTGAGCCTTTCGAATTCAATCGTAAGATTGTTGTGGTAGGTTTGGCTGATCGAAGAGAAGCAGGAATAGCGTCTTTTGAGGATGTAAAAGAAGAAATCAAGCCAGACGTTATTCGCGAGAAGAAGGTTGAGATGTTTAAGACAGAAATGAAAGACAAGACTCTCGAGGAGTTGGCTTCTGGTGATGAAATGACAATTAAGACTGCGGCCAATGTAACCGAGAAACGACCTTCTATCCCAGGTGGAGCGAATGAGCCTTATGTTGTGGGATACGCAATCAGTATGTCCAATGAAGGTGATGTAAGCGAGCCTATTGAGGGAAATAAAGGAGTTTATGTAATCCAATTGGAAGGAAAGGACTCAGTAGAGCCTAGAGAAGAATACCTTACTTATCAGGACGAGCTTCAAGAAAATCGGGCTACTCAGATGAAGACATATACGACAGGAGTTTACAGAGCCTTGAAGGATATGGCTGACGTGAAGGATGACCGAGCGAAGTCTATTAGATAA
- a CDS encoding hemolysin family protein: protein MEISDAIIILVSVVFSAFFSGMEIAFITANKLKIELDNKQGHFSAKLLSGFLQKPSKFIGTMLVGNNIALVLFGIFMANWLEPVFRGWEMSEVGVLLLQTIVSTLIILFAGEFIPKTLFRINSNFLLNLLAFPLAVLYFLLWIPMMITVGLAELVLKYIFRVDITSQEVAFGRIDLDNYVKEITDAADKTDEEIDHEIQIFQNALDFSKIKARDCMVPRTEISAVDVEDDLDKLKEMFIELGYSKVPVYRDSIDNIIGYVNAVELFNKPENIKSLIVPVIIIPETISAKEVLELFISQNKNIAVVVDEFGGTSGMLTIEDVIEEIFGDIEDEHDRDQFIEEKIDENTYLFSARLEIDYLNDTYKFNLPENEEYETLAGLIIHSQEEIPKVNSLTEIEGFRFRVTAVSNVRIETVKLQVLSQE, encoded by the coding sequence ATGGAGATTTCCGACGCAATAATAATTCTGGTTTCTGTTGTTTTTTCTGCCTTCTTTTCGGGGATGGAGATTGCCTTTATTACTGCTAATAAGCTCAAAATCGAGCTAGACAACAAGCAAGGACATTTTTCAGCAAAGCTGCTGTCAGGATTTCTGCAGAAACCATCAAAGTTTATCGGCACCATGCTGGTTGGAAACAACATTGCGCTGGTTCTCTTCGGTATTTTCATGGCCAATTGGCTAGAGCCCGTCTTCCGGGGGTGGGAGATGAGTGAAGTTGGTGTCTTGCTACTTCAAACCATCGTTTCCACTCTGATCATTCTTTTTGCGGGAGAGTTTATTCCAAAAACTTTGTTTCGCATTAACTCCAACTTCTTGCTCAACCTATTGGCTTTCCCTTTAGCCGTGCTCTACTTTTTACTTTGGATACCAATGATGATCACCGTTGGTCTGGCAGAGCTGGTGCTCAAATACATTTTTCGGGTAGACATTACCTCTCAGGAAGTTGCTTTTGGAAGAATTGATTTGGACAATTACGTGAAAGAGATCACCGATGCGGCCGATAAAACTGACGAGGAAATTGATCATGAGATTCAAATCTTTCAAAATGCCCTTGATTTTTCCAAGATTAAGGCAAGGGATTGTATGGTTCCCCGAACCGAAATCAGCGCTGTTGATGTGGAGGATGATCTAGATAAATTAAAGGAGATGTTCATCGAACTGGGTTATTCAAAAGTACCCGTTTACCGAGATAGCATTGATAATATTATTGGTTATGTAAATGCGGTTGAATTATTTAATAAACCGGAAAACATAAAGAGTCTAATCGTTCCGGTTATCATTATCCCTGAAACAATTTCTGCTAAGGAGGTGCTTGAATTATTCATTTCTCAGAATAAGAATATCGCTGTAGTTGTAGATGAATTCGGTGGTACCAGCGGTATGTTGACCATCGAGGATGTGATAGAAGAAATATTCGGAGATATTGAGGACGAACACGACCGTGATCAATTTATCGAAGAGAAAATAGATGAAAACACCTATCTTTTTTCAGCTCGACTTGAAATAGATTATTTGAACGACACCTATAAGTTTAATTTGCCTGAGAATGAAGAGTACGAGACTCTTGCGGGTTTGATCATTCACAGTCAAGAAGAAATTCCCAAAGTAAATAGCTTAACAGAGATAGAAGGTTTTCGATTTAGAGTAACTGCTGTGTCAAACGTCCGTATTGAGACTGTTAAGTTGCAAGTGTTGAGTCAGGAATAA
- the lptC gene encoding LPS export ABC transporter periplasmic protein LptC, translated as MGPVILLAGLFVSCTRNEIDEVLSFSDLENPPVRTTSIVTYTYTDSGKVSNVLNAGKVLRFETSDSTYSLIEDGFELIFYDDKGEFDGRLTAMNGYIRGDNALMIARDSVVFVNRLDEELLTEELIWQQDSGKVYTNKLVTIYRDGMVLLGKGLESDENFTNYEILEPSGNFFLEDE; from the coding sequence TTGGGACCGGTCATTCTCTTGGCCGGTCTCTTTGTTTCTTGTACTCGGAACGAAATTGATGAAGTCCTCAGTTTTTCCGATTTGGAAAACCCTCCTGTAAGAACAACTTCAATCGTTACTTATACTTACACAGACTCCGGAAAAGTTTCCAATGTTTTGAATGCAGGCAAGGTACTCCGATTTGAAACCAGCGATTCAACTTATAGCCTGATTGAGGATGGTTTTGAGTTGATTTTCTATGATGATAAAGGAGAGTTTGATGGCAGACTCACAGCTATGAATGGGTATATAAGAGGTGACAATGCGCTCATGATAGCCAGAGATAGTGTGGTATTTGTCAACCGACTGGACGAAGAACTGCTGACTGAAGAACTAATTTGGCAACAAGACAGTGGTAAAGTATATACCAATAAATTAGTAACCATATACCGAGACGGCATGGTGTTACTGGGAAAAGGCTTGGAATCCGATGAAAACTTTACTAACTATGAAATACTTGAACCATCAGGTAATTTTTTTTTAGAAGATGAATAA
- a CDS encoding type III pantothenate kinase: protein MNKESNKQKSDVVIDVGNTRMKVALFTDSKLDGVLSISNKSKKKVLDVIDESSASRAIMSNVSKLREGLLNGLDQRLEFILMTPNINVPLIVDYKSISTLGTDRLANAVFASKFHHQRNVLVIDFGTCIKYDLVREDGTYLGGAIAPGLQMRFKSMSKMTKRLPLIESWRNTEKVWPGNTTRGSMVAGVLQGVEAEILHYIEEGNNRYDNLVVVATGGDFTYFEKAFKNIIFADPYLTLRGLHEILIYNMG, encoded by the coding sequence GTGAACAAAGAGTCAAATAAACAAAAATCAGATGTTGTAATTGATGTCGGCAACACGCGGATGAAGGTGGCGCTTTTCACTGATTCAAAGCTAGATGGAGTACTCAGTATCTCCAATAAATCAAAGAAAAAGGTGCTCGATGTAATTGATGAGTCCTCAGCAAGCAGGGCCATTATGAGCAATGTCAGTAAGCTTCGAGAAGGACTTTTGAATGGCTTGGATCAAAGACTCGAGTTTATTTTAATGACGCCAAACATTAATGTTCCTTTAATTGTAGACTACAAATCTATTAGTACTCTGGGTACTGATCGATTAGCGAATGCGGTATTTGCATCTAAATTTCATCACCAAAGAAATGTGTTGGTCATCGATTTCGGTACTTGCATAAAGTATGATTTGGTTCGCGAAGACGGGACATATCTCGGAGGAGCCATAGCTCCTGGCCTACAAATGCGTTTTAAGAGCATGAGTAAAATGACCAAAAGGCTTCCTCTTATTGAAAGCTGGCGAAATACGGAGAAGGTATGGCCGGGGAACACAACCAGAGGAAGTATGGTGGCAGGTGTTTTGCAAGGAGTTGAAGCTGAAATTCTCCATTATATTGAAGAAGGAAATAATAGATATGATAACCTCGTTGTAGTGGCTACCGGAGGAGATTTCACATACTTTGAGAAAGCATTTAAAAATATCATCTTTGCAGACCCTTATTTAACCCTACGGGGATTACATGAAATTCTTATCTATAACATGGGCTAA